The proteins below come from a single Azospirillum thiophilum genomic window:
- a CDS encoding ATP-binding protein: MTDGTTVPSCLPSGSRTRFAGLIGPGLSSDRLDPLAGALGLHPAAVPAGSGPADGPLAAVLTGAWGAGTQGTGAEDSDPDAPALWLPPVAAWIEPAAGPGPDEGAAALAPQLAPLLAEASSADLYVNLTTATAHGLQLGARLLAALAARHPLAGDRRNDIELALHEAVSNALVHGNLGVAGMKELSAVELERFSRDLRDRLGDPVLAARRVVILVRTESAEDGRTVAAVEISDEGAGFVPAPRGGCPGSGGASGRGLDLIGTIAEKLEIVDGGRRIRLRFRL; this comes from the coding sequence TTGACCGACGGGACGACCGTTCCCTCCTGCCTTCCTTCCGGAAGCCGCACCCGCTTCGCCGGCCTGATCGGGCCGGGCCTGTCCTCCGACCGCCTGGACCCGCTGGCCGGGGCGCTGGGCTTGCATCCGGCCGCGGTCCCGGCCGGCTCCGGCCCTGCGGACGGCCCGCTGGCCGCCGTGCTGACCGGAGCATGGGGAGCCGGCACGCAGGGAACCGGGGCGGAGGACTCCGACCCTGACGCGCCGGCGCTGTGGCTGCCTCCGGTCGCGGCCTGGATCGAGCCGGCCGCCGGCCCCGGCCCCGACGAAGGGGCCGCCGCGCTGGCGCCCCAACTGGCCCCTTTGCTCGCCGAGGCCTCATCCGCCGATCTCTACGTCAACCTGACCACCGCCACCGCACACGGCCTCCAGCTCGGCGCCCGGCTGCTGGCCGCCCTGGCCGCTCGCCATCCGCTCGCCGGGGACCGCCGCAACGACATCGAGCTGGCCCTGCACGAGGCCGTCAGCAACGCGCTGGTGCATGGCAACCTGGGCGTCGCCGGCATGAAGGAGTTGAGTGCGGTCGAGCTCGAACGCTTTTCCCGCGACCTCCGCGACCGGCTGGGCGACCCGGTGCTGGCCGCCCGCCGCGTCGTCATCCTGGTGCGGACCGAGTCGGCGGAGGACGGACGGACGGTCGCCGCGGTGGAGATCTCCGACGAGGGTGCCGGCTTCGTCCCCGCTCCGCGCGGCGGCTGCCCCGGCAGCGGCGGGGCCTCGGGCCGTGGCCTGGATCTGATCGGCACCATCGCCGAGAAGCTGGAGATCGTCGACGGCGGTCGCCGCATCCGCCTGAGGTTCCGGCTGTGA
- a CDS encoding STAS domain-containing protein yields the protein MDYGIELRDQEAVVRLRGRLTFNDHAKLRVLIGEMAQNAAKRQVLDLSSLEFVDSAGIGMLLIAREEMANTGKQFMLRAATGQVKRVLTVAQIAKIVQIED from the coding sequence ATGGATTACGGTATCGAATTGCGCGATCAGGAGGCGGTCGTCCGTCTGCGCGGACGCCTGACCTTCAACGATCACGCGAAGTTGCGCGTCCTGATCGGCGAAATGGCGCAGAATGCGGCGAAGCGGCAAGTGCTCGACCTGTCGTCGCTGGAGTTCGTCGATTCGGCCGGCATCGGCATGCTGCTGATCGCGCGCGAGGAGATGGCCAACACCGGCAAGCAGTTCATGCTGCGTGCCGCCACCGGCCAGGTGAAGCGGGTGCTGACCGTGGCGCAGATCGCCAAGATCGTCCAGATCGAGGACTGA